Below is a window of Halarcobacter anaerophilus DNA.
GAATCCTGACGGATTAAGATATGATGACGAGTTTGTAAGACATAAAATTCTTGATGCAATCGGCGATATGGCTCTATTGGGTTATACTCTTGTTGGAGAATATAATGCTCATAAAGGAAGCCATCATTTAAATCACTTATTAACAAAAAAACTTTATGAAGATGAAGCAAATTATGAAATTATTGATTTAGAAGAGGCGCAAGACGAGGCAGAAGTATTTGAACTTGCATACTCAAGGGTTGAAGCATAATATATGACGGAAGTTTTAGTTATTAGTATTTCAAAGCCCCTTTTAGTTGGAGTTTACAAAGATAAAAAACTAATTAAAGTTTTTGAAAATGACGGGATGACTTCTGATGTGTTGCCTTTGATTTTTGAAGAGATATTAAAAGAGTTTAAATTAGATAATATATATTACGTAAATACACCGGGGTCATATATGGCTATTAAAGTTGCATATGTTTTTTTAAAAACTCTATGTATAACACAAAATATAAGTTTAAGAGCTTGCAGCGGTTTTGAGTTTAATGAAAATTCTCCTATTAAAGCTTTGGGTAAAAAGTATTTTATAAATAGCAAAAACGGTGTTAAAGTTGATTTTTTAGAAAATAACAGTAGAATGTCAGCTTTTAAATTGCCAGATGTTTTGAAAGATATTAATTTTAGTACTCAAACACTGCCAATTTACAATTTACCAGCAGTTTAAAAGGAAAAAGTTTGAAAATATGCGTGCCTGCTACAAGTGCTAATTTGGGACCTGGTTTTGATACTTTGGGATTAGCGATATCTTTGTATAATCAAGTTATTATAAAACCGTCAAAATTTCATAGCGTTTCTTTAAAAGGAGAGGGTGCAAACAATCCTATTCTTAAAGATAATAATATGTTTATTGCTATATTTAATGATTTTTATCATAACTTATCAAACAAAAAAAGACACTTTAGATTTGAATTTACCAATGATATTCCTTTATCAAGAGGACTTGGAAGTTCTTCTGCGGTTATAGTTTCTGCAATTGCCAGTGCATATGCAATAGAAGGGATTAAAATAGATAAAAATAAACTTTTGAATTTGGCATTAGCTTATGAAAGTCATCCTGATAATATAACTCCTGCTGTAATGGGTGGCTTTAATGTTGCAGCTGTAAAAGACAATGAAGTTAAATATATTAAAAAAAATATGCCAAAATCTTTAAAAGCAGTTGTAGTTATTCCAAATAGACCGATTTCTACACAGTTGGCAAGAAAAGCATTACCTTACAAATATTCAAAAGAGGATGTTACATTTAATATTTCTCACTCATCACTGCTTACGGCAGCTTTTATGAGTGAAGATTGGAAAATGTTAAGAATAGCTTCTCAAGACCAAGTACATCAAAAATATAGAATGAAACAGATGCCGGAACTTTTTGATGTTCAAAAAACGGCTCTTAAAAGCGGTGCACTTATGAGTACACTCTCAGGTTCCGGCTCAACACTTTTTTCAATGGCATTTAATGATGATGCAAGTAGAATTGAAAAAGAACTTAAAAAAAGATTCCCCCATTTTAAAGTTTTAACAAGAGACTTTAATAACAGCGGCGTAACAATAGAGTATTAAAAAAACATTAAATTTAAGTAAATTTAGGTATAATATTGACTATTTTAAAAAGACCAATACGAACATGTGTCATTTGCAGAGGGAAATTCCCTCAAAATGAGCTACTTCGTTTAAAATGTGAGGATAAAAAACTTGTACCATTTGACAATAATGGCAGAAGTTTTTATATCTGTAATGATTGTCTTTCTATTATTGAAGATTCACAAAACAATCAAAAAGATTTGAAAAAACTTGAAAAAGCACTTTTTAGAGTGTGTAAAAATAAAGATGACTATTTAGGACAACTTAAGGAGATATTAACGCATGTCAGATAATGTAAGAGTTTATGAGATAGCAGAAGAGGCGGGAGCAAGCAGTAATGAAGTAGTTGCTAAAGCCAAAGATTTAGGAATTGAGCTTAAATCCCCTCAAAGTGCAGTTTCATTTGAGGATGCTGAAGAAATAGCAAATTATATAATGACCGGTAAAAGCAGCAGATTAAAGAAAAAACCGGCAAAAGTAAAAAAAGTAGTTACTAAAAAAGAAGATTCGCCAAAAGAGAGTAGTAACGAAGAAAATGAGCCTATTAAAGCAACAAAAAATGAACAAACTGAAGTAAAAAAAGTTGAAGAGTCTGATAAAAAAGATGAACCCAAAAAAGATAAACCTTTAAAAAGCGTAACTCCTAATAAAATCGTTCCAAAAAGAAGAGGTCTTAAAATAATTAAAAAAAGGAAGGATAAAGAAGATACAAAACCTCTACCTTCCAATAATGAAATATCAGTAAATGATAACCAGCCTAAAAAAGCAATGAAATCATTAAGCGAAATTCTAGGCGGAAGCGATGTAGAAGAGAAAAAAACTGCTCCTTTACCTCCTAAAAGTACTGAAACTAAAGTCTCTGCTAAGAAAAAAGAGAAGAAAAAACAACCTGCAAAATCTCATGAACATGGAAAAGTGATTGAGTTTGAAGCTGAAACAAAAGAAGATTTTAAATCAAGTAGCAGTGATGAATCTTTATTAGGAGAAGAGGTAGTTCTTCTTGATATGGGGCTTACTGATACATCAAAAATCTTTGAAGATCATAATAAAAGCCATGATAATAAAAAACAATCAAGAGCATCTAAACCGGCAGCTTTCGGAAACAGACCTCAAGGTTTAAAAAGAGGAAAAAGAAAGAAAAGAGTAAAACATACGAAAGAAGAAGTATCTATTACTGAAGTTACGATTCCTGAAGATATTAGAGTATATGAGTTTGCAGAAGCTTGCGGTAAATCTCCTTCAGAAGTAATCTCTGTACTTTTCGGTTTAGGAATGATGGTTACCAAAAATGATTTCCTTAAACAAGATGAATTAGAGATTTTAGGGGAAGAGTTTGGAATAGAAGTTACCGTAAAAGATGCTTTAGAAGATGCAAATTATGTTGAAGAGTATCAAGAAGAAGAGATAGATGAATCTCATTTTGTAACAAGACCTCCTGTAGTAACAATTATGGGACACGTTGATCACGGTAAAACTACTTTATTAGATAAAATTAGAAGTTCTAAAGTTGCTTCAGGTGAAGCAGGTGGGATTACCCAACATATTTCAGCTTATACAATTAAACAAAACAATCAAAAAATTACATTTGTTGATACTCCGGGACACGCAGCTTTCTCTGAAATGAGAGCAAGAGGTGCAGACGTTACTGATATCGTAATTATTGTTGTTGCAGCAGATGACGGTGTTATGCCTCAAACAGAAGAGGTTATTTCCCATGCAAAAGCTTCAGGTTGTCCGATTATAGTTGCCGTAAATAAAATGGATAAAGAAACGGCAAATATGGATATGGTAAAAGCTCAAATGGCTGAAAGAGATATGACACCTGTTGATTGGGGTGGAGATATTGAGTTTATTGGAGTTTCTGCTCGTACTGGAATGGGAATCGATGATTTATTAGAAAATATTTTGCTTCAATCAGAAATCCTAGAACTTAAAGCAGATCCTAGTGCAAAAGCAAAAGCCGTTGTTGTTGAATCTTCGTTAGAAAAAGGTAGAGGACCTGTTGCTACTGTTATTGTTCAAAACGGAACATTAAGAGTAGGGGACAATGTTGTATGTGATACTACATACGGTAGAGTAAAAGCAATCACAAATGATTTGGGAAAACCTGTTAAAGAGCTTACTTTATCTGAAACAGGTTCAATATTAGGTCTAAATGAAGTTCCCGGTGCAGGTACTATAATGGTTGGTCAAGACTCTGAAAAAGAGGCTAGAGAGATTGCAAACAGAAGAGCTGAACATGTAAGAGCTAAAGAGTTGTCAAAATCTACAAAAGTATCTTTAGAAGAGATGAGCGGACTTATTGCAGAAGGTAAAATAAAACAACTTCCTGTAATTATCAAAACAGATGTTGCCGGTTCTTTGGAAGCAATTAAAGGTTCATTGGAAAAAATCCAAAACGAAGAGGTAAAAGTAAGAGTAATTCATGCAGGTGTAGGTGGAATTACCGAATCTGATTTAGTACTTGCAAGTGCTAGTGAAGGTTGCATTATTTTAGGATTTAACGTAAGACCTACCGGATCGGTTAAAAGTAAAGCAAAAGCAGACGGAATTACAATTAATACTTATTCTGTTATTTACGATTTAATTGATGATGTAAAAGATGCTTTATCAGGAATGATGAGCGCCGTTATCAGAGAAGAAAATACAGGTCAAGCAGAAGTTAGAGATACTTTTGTTGTTCCAAAAGTAGGAACAGTTGCAGGATGTTTAGTAACTGACGGTAAAGTA
It encodes the following:
- a CDS encoding DUF448 domain-containing protein codes for the protein MTILKRPIRTCVICRGKFPQNELLRLKCEDKKLVPFDNNGRSFYICNDCLSIIEDSQNNQKDLKKLEKALFRVCKNKDDYLGQLKEILTHVR
- the thrB gene encoding homoserine kinase; its protein translation is MKICVPATSANLGPGFDTLGLAISLYNQVIIKPSKFHSVSLKGEGANNPILKDNNMFIAIFNDFYHNLSNKKRHFRFEFTNDIPLSRGLGSSSAVIVSAIASAYAIEGIKIDKNKLLNLALAYESHPDNITPAVMGGFNVAAVKDNEVKYIKKNMPKSLKAVVVIPNRPISTQLARKALPYKYSKEDVTFNISHSSLLTAAFMSEDWKMLRIASQDQVHQKYRMKQMPELFDVQKTALKSGALMSTLSGSGSTLFSMAFNDDASRIEKELKKRFPHFKVLTRDFNNSGVTIEY
- the infB gene encoding translation initiation factor IF-2 — translated: MSDNVRVYEIAEEAGASSNEVVAKAKDLGIELKSPQSAVSFEDAEEIANYIMTGKSSRLKKKPAKVKKVVTKKEDSPKESSNEENEPIKATKNEQTEVKKVEESDKKDEPKKDKPLKSVTPNKIVPKRRGLKIIKKRKDKEDTKPLPSNNEISVNDNQPKKAMKSLSEILGGSDVEEKKTAPLPPKSTETKVSAKKKEKKKQPAKSHEHGKVIEFEAETKEDFKSSSSDESLLGEEVVLLDMGLTDTSKIFEDHNKSHDNKKQSRASKPAAFGNRPQGLKRGKRKKRVKHTKEEVSITEVTIPEDIRVYEFAEACGKSPSEVISVLFGLGMMVTKNDFLKQDELEILGEEFGIEVTVKDALEDANYVEEYQEEEIDESHFVTRPPVVTIMGHVDHGKTTLLDKIRSSKVASGEAGGITQHISAYTIKQNNQKITFVDTPGHAAFSEMRARGADVTDIVIIVVAADDGVMPQTEEVISHAKASGCPIIVAVNKMDKETANMDMVKAQMAERDMTPVDWGGDIEFIGVSARTGMGIDDLLENILLQSEILELKADPSAKAKAVVVESSLEKGRGPVATVIVQNGTLRVGDNVVCDTTYGRVKAITNDLGKPVKELTLSETGSILGLNEVPGAGTIMVGQDSEKEAREIANRRAEHVRAKELSKSTKVSLEEMSGLIAEGKIKQLPVIIKTDVAGSLEAIKGSLEKIQNEEVKVRVIHAGVGGITESDLVLASASEGCIILGFNVRPTGSVKSKAKADGITINTYSVIYDLIDDVKDALSGMMSAVIREENTGQAEVRDTFVVPKVGTVAGCLVTDGKVIRGGHARIIRDGVVTYTGKISSLKRFKDDVKEVANGYECGIMFEKFNDIKVGDFIETFIQIEEKVHI